The Thalassotalea psychrophila genome window below encodes:
- a CDS encoding trypsin-like peptidase domain-containing protein, protein MKLIPALTYILRATSYGLLTAVVLLILVPDLRDGNNLSFNIFSPVNDKPKPISFSSAVAKAAPAVVNIYSETIEDDKRYQNRSIQRVKLGSGVIMGSRGYILTNYHVVRNANIITVVLQDSTELSAELIGSDELTDLAVLKVQATNLPVISVDENLVPLVGDVVLAIGNPLNLGQTVTQGIISATGRTGLSSTSYREFLQMDAAINDGNSGGALVNSNGDLVGITSAQFTRLNPQTNIQGIFFAVPYKLAAKVMQELISNGRVVRGWLGVSSQQYNPQLKGFVIGGLTANSPADLAGLQKDDVVFKINDKDIVSINHALDIVAETDPGVILNFSIYRQSNLMTVPVKILEYKE, encoded by the coding sequence TTGAAACTTATTCCTGCTCTTACTTATATTTTACGCGCGACCAGTTACGGGCTTTTAACCGCTGTAGTTTTACTAATATTAGTACCTGATTTGCGTGATGGTAATAATCTCTCCTTCAATATCTTTTCTCCTGTAAATGATAAGCCTAAACCTATATCATTTTCTAGCGCTGTAGCTAAAGCTGCACCAGCTGTAGTTAATATTTATTCAGAAACAATCGAAGACGATAAACGTTATCAAAACCGTTCTATCCAACGAGTAAAATTAGGTTCTGGCGTAATAATGGGCTCACGCGGTTATATTTTAACCAACTACCACGTTGTTAGAAATGCCAATATTATTACCGTCGTTTTGCAAGATAGTACCGAATTAAGTGCAGAGCTTATCGGCAGTGATGAACTTACCGATTTAGCAGTTTTAAAAGTTCAAGCAACCAATTTGCCAGTCATTTCTGTTGATGAGAATTTAGTGCCTTTAGTTGGCGATGTGGTACTAGCAATTGGTAACCCATTAAATCTAGGTCAAACAGTAACTCAGGGGATAATTAGCGCTACAGGTCGTACAGGACTAAGTAGTACAAGCTATAGAGAGTTTTTACAAATGGATGCAGCCATAAATGATGGTAATTCGGGTGGTGCCCTTGTTAATTCAAATGGCGATTTAGTTGGTATTACTTCTGCACAATTTACACGACTGAATCCGCAAACCAACATCCAAGGTATATTTTTTGCTGTACCTTACAAACTCGCCGCAAAAGTTATGCAGGAATTAATCAGTAATGGTCGTGTTGTTCGAGGTTGGCTTGGAGTAAGTTCTCAGCAATATAATCCGCAATTAAAAGGCTTTGTGATAGGAGGTCTAACAGCAAATAGTCCTGCGGATTTGGCCGGCTTACAAAAAGATGATGTCGTATTTAAGATTAACGATAAAGATATCGTTAGTATTAACCATGCCTTAGATATTGTTGCTGAAACAGACCCTGGAGTTATCCTTAATTTTTCTATATATCGTCAAAGTAATTTAATGACAGTGCCGGTTAAAATATTAGAGTATAAAGAATAG
- the murA gene encoding UDP-N-acetylglucosamine 1-carboxyvinyltransferase, whose translation MEAFRINSGNKLHGDVTISGAKNAALPILFATILAETPLQISNVPKLNDIETTIKLLAELGAKASWSADNTIDFDASNITNCLAPYDLVKTMRASILVLGPLLARFGHAEVSLPGGCAIGARPVDLHIQGLKLMGADITVENGYIVAKNDGRLKGATIFMDAVSVTGTENLMMAAALAEGTTVIENAAREPEIVDLANFINAMGGKITGEGTDTLTIEGVESLTGADYAVMPDRIETGTFLVAAAVTGGKIRCLNTDPSSLDAVLSKLQEAGAIITTGDDWIGLEMNDKPKAVNIRTAPHPAFPTDMQAQFVTLNTIADGTATTVETIFENRFMHVPELQRMGANIKLEGNTAISVGVERLTAAQVMATDLRASASLVIAGLVASGETIVDRIYHIDRGYQHIEDKLQKLGADIKRFTIEK comes from the coding sequence TTGGAAGCATTTCGTATAAATAGCGGTAATAAGTTACACGGTGACGTTACCATCAGCGGCGCAAAAAATGCCGCCCTGCCTATCCTTTTCGCGACAATTTTAGCTGAAACACCTTTGCAAATAAGTAATGTGCCAAAGCTCAATGATATTGAAACAACAATAAAGCTTTTAGCAGAATTAGGTGCAAAAGCTTCATGGTCTGCAGATAACACCATAGATTTTGATGCAAGTAATATTACTAATTGTTTAGCTCCGTATGATTTAGTTAAAACCATGCGAGCGTCAATTTTAGTTTTGGGGCCATTATTAGCTCGCTTTGGTCATGCTGAAGTCTCATTGCCAGGCGGTTGTGCTATCGGTGCGCGTCCAGTCGATCTACACATCCAAGGCTTGAAGTTAATGGGCGCGGATATCACCGTTGAGAATGGCTATATCGTAGCTAAGAATGATGGTCGTCTTAAAGGTGCGACTATCTTTATGGATGCGGTAAGTGTTACCGGTACAGAAAACTTGATGATGGCCGCAGCTTTGGCTGAAGGAACTACCGTCATTGAAAATGCTGCACGTGAGCCTGAAATTGTTGACTTAGCAAATTTCATTAATGCAATGGGCGGCAAAATAACAGGCGAAGGAACAGATACGCTTACTATTGAAGGTGTTGAAAGCCTAACTGGCGCTGACTACGCAGTAATGCCTGATAGAATTGAAACAGGGACTTTCTTAGTTGCTGCAGCAGTTACCGGGGGAAAGATACGTTGTCTAAATACGGATCCTAGCTCACTAGATGCTGTTCTTAGTAAATTACAAGAAGCAGGTGCTATCATAACCACGGGTGATGATTGGATTGGCTTAGAAATGAATGACAAGCCTAAAGCGGTCAATATTCGAACGGCACCGCACCCAGCATTTCCAACGGATATGCAAGCTCAGTTTGTAACTTTAAATACAATAGCTGATGGTACTGCAACAACCGTTGAGACAATATTTGAAAATCGTTTTATGCATGTGCCTGAGCTTCAACGTATGGGAGCAAATATTAAATTAGAAGGTAATACTGCAATTTCTGTTGGTGTTGAACGATTGACAGCTGCACAAGTTATGGCAACAGACTTACGTGCCTCTGCCAGTCTGGTAATTGCTGGTTTAGTCGCAAGTGGTGAAACAATTGTCGATCGTATCTATCATATCGATAGAGGGTATCAACATATTGAAGATAAGCTGCAAAAACTCGGTGCAGACATTAAACGATTTACTATTGAAAAGTAA
- a CDS encoding YhcB family protein produces the protein MEFLYLFIGAVIGAIGGFFISKKLSATEQDYNKLEQQVNESKTSLEEYKQEVAVHLDSSAQLLAQMNETCKTAMTQMEKSTLLLNKANSETNAMPFFSKETEAQIRSNPQKVKSSRSRKTEQLTEAPLDYSSDPSGLFNDNKQIVTNSPS, from the coding sequence ATGGAATTTCTTTATCTTTTCATCGGTGCTGTTATCGGTGCTATTGGTGGCTTCTTTATTAGTAAAAAATTATCGGCTACTGAGCAAGACTACAACAAATTAGAGCAACAAGTGAATGAAAGCAAAACTTCACTTGAAGAATATAAGCAAGAAGTTGCTGTTCATCTTGATAGCTCAGCACAATTGCTTGCGCAGATGAACGAAACGTGTAAAACAGCTATGACGCAAATGGAAAAAAGTACGTTATTACTTAACAAAGCAAATAGTGAAACTAATGCCATGCCATTTTTCTCGAAAGAGACTGAAGCACAAATCCGTTCAAATCCGCAAAAAGTGAAATCTTCACGCTCTAGAAAAACAGAGCAATTAACTGAAGCTCCTTTAGATTACTCAAGTGATCCAAGCGGACTATTTAATGATAACAAACAAATTGTTACAAATAGCCCAAGCTAA
- a CDS encoding BolA family protein, which yields MDVSDIENILKEQLTLDDLHVTFDGSQCKVIAVADMFEDMSRVKKQQTVYTPLADAINSGQIHAVTIKTFTNAQWQREKMFNIPS from the coding sequence GTGGACGTTTCAGATATTGAAAACATTCTTAAAGAACAACTTACGTTGGATGATTTACACGTAACCTTTGATGGCTCTCAATGCAAAGTAATCGCGGTAGCTGATATGTTTGAAGACATGAGTCGAGTTAAAAAGCAACAAACTGTATATACACCTTTGGCTGATGCTATTAATTCAGGACAAATTCATGCAGTAACCATTAAAACGTTCACTAATGCCCAATGGCAACGTGAAAAAATGTTTAATATCCCATCATAA
- a CDS encoding Do family serine endopeptidase, with amino-acid sequence MKINFSLTPVALLVGALALLPTYSNAALPLQVDGQEMPSLAPMLEHVTPAVVSITVAGTHEVKQGQDPFKFFFGQRRGQQAQERPFRGLGSGVIIDAKKGYIVTNNHVIDDADEILVNLKDGRQFEAKKIGSDAQSDIALLQISAEDLKEIKISNSDDLRVGDFAVAIGSPFGLGQTVTSGIVSALGRSGLNIEQLEDFIQTDAAINSGNSGGALVNLRGELIGINTAILGPSGGNVGIGFAIPSSMMHNLVEQIIEHGEVRRGVLGITGNSINAELAKAMDLDINQGGFVSQVAPESAAEEAGIKAGDIIVEVNGRTVRSFNELRGKIGSIGAGKTVQIALIRDGDKKEVEVTLKAAPDANIAAANLHPMLKGAKLSSNTKGTGVVVSDVAENSPAAAVGLTQGDIIAGVNRVRVDNLAALRDALEDIKGVVALNVMRGNTELYLMMR; translated from the coding sequence ATGAAAATAAACTTTTCTTTAACCCCTGTCGCACTGTTAGTTGGTGCACTAGCCCTTTTGCCTACTTATTCAAACGCCGCCCTACCATTGCAAGTTGATGGACAAGAAATGCCTTCTTTGGCACCAATGCTTGAACATGTAACGCCAGCAGTAGTTAGTATTACTGTGGCTGGTACCCATGAAGTTAAACAAGGCCAAGATCCGTTCAAATTCTTTTTCGGTCAACGCCGCGGCCAACAAGCACAAGAACGTCCTTTTAGAGGACTAGGCTCTGGAGTGATCATTGACGCTAAAAAAGGTTATATCGTAACTAACAATCACGTAATCGATGACGCTGATGAAATATTGGTTAACCTTAAAGATGGTCGTCAATTTGAAGCAAAAAAAATTGGCAGCGATGCGCAAAGTGATATTGCTTTATTGCAAATTTCAGCTGAAGATTTAAAAGAAATTAAAATTTCTAATTCTGATGATTTAAGAGTAGGTGATTTTGCCGTCGCTATTGGTAGCCCTTTTGGCTTAGGTCAAACTGTAACATCCGGCATTGTAAGTGCCTTAGGCCGCAGTGGTTTAAATATAGAACAACTCGAAGACTTTATTCAAACAGATGCCGCTATTAACAGTGGTAACTCTGGTGGTGCATTAGTGAATCTTCGCGGTGAACTCATTGGTATTAATACAGCCATTCTTGGCCCTAGCGGCGGAAATGTTGGTATTGGTTTTGCTATCCCTTCAAGCATGATGCATAACCTGGTAGAGCAAATTATCGAGCACGGTGAAGTAAGGCGTGGCGTATTAGGCATTACTGGTAATTCGATAAACGCAGAGCTTGCTAAAGCTATGGATTTAGATATTAACCAAGGTGGTTTTGTCAGCCAAGTTGCGCCAGAATCGGCCGCTGAAGAAGCGGGTATTAAAGCTGGTGATATCATTGTTGAAGTTAACGGCCGAACGGTTCGTTCATTTAATGAATTGCGTGGAAAAATAGGTTCAATAGGTGCCGGAAAAACGGTTCAGATAGCGTTAATTCGTGATGGTGATAAAAAAGAAGTAGAAGTAACATTAAAGGCTGCACCTGACGCGAACATCGCCGCAGCAAACCTACACCCAATGCTTAAAGGTGCAAAACTAAGTTCCAATACAAAAGGAACAGGCGTAGTTGTTAGTGATGTTGCGGAGAACTCCCCTGCTGCTGCAGTCGGATTAACTCAAGGTGATATTATTGCCGGAGTAAATCGTGTGCGAGTTGATAATTTAGCCGCTTTAAGAGATGCTCTCGAAGATATAAAAGGAGTTGTTGCATTAAATGTAATGCGTGGTAATACCGAGCTTTATTTAATGATGCGCTAA